A section of the Desulfuromonas acetoxidans DSM 684 genome encodes:
- the nfo gene encoding deoxyribonuclease IV, which yields MKYIGAHVSAAGGVEHAVANAVAIGATAFALFTKNQKRWTAPPLKPENISAFKQACTSQGFSPEQILPHDSYLINLGHPQADKLEKSRQAFIDEMQRCEALGLTRLNFHPGSHLREIDERACLARIAESINLALEQTHSVVAVIENTAGQGSNVGYCFEHLAEILCQVADQSRVGVCLDTCHLFAAGYDLRTAAACDETFGQFAEQVGFERLYGMHLNDSKTALGKHVD from the coding sequence ATGAAATATATTGGTGCCCATGTCAGTGCCGCTGGCGGTGTTGAGCACGCTGTAGCCAACGCTGTTGCCATTGGTGCGACGGCATTTGCGCTGTTTACCAAAAACCAGAAACGCTGGACAGCGCCACCACTGAAACCGGAAAATATCAGCGCTTTTAAACAAGCTTGTACCTCTCAGGGGTTTTCTCCGGAGCAGATCCTGCCTCACGATAGCTACCTGATCAATTTGGGGCATCCTCAAGCGGATAAGCTGGAGAAGTCCCGCCAGGCGTTTATCGACGAGATGCAGCGCTGTGAAGCGCTCGGCCTGACTCGGCTCAATTTTCATCCCGGCAGTCATTTGAGGGAGATTGATGAGCGTGCCTGTCTGGCCCGAATTGCCGAATCGATCAATCTGGCTCTGGAGCAGACGCACAGTGTGGTCGCCGTGATTGAGAATACCGCTGGCCAGGGCAGTAATGTCGGCTATTGCTTTGAGCATCTGGCCGAAATACTTTGCCAGGTTGCAGATCAAAGCCGGGTGGGGGTCTGTCTGGACACCTGCCATCTGTTTGCCGCAGGATATGATTTACGCACTGCGGCGGCCTGCGACGAGACGTTTGGACAATTTGCTGAGCAGGTTGGTTTTGAGCGGTTGTACGGCATGCATCTCAACGACAGTAAAACCGCGTTGGGAAAACATGTGGAT
- a CDS encoding putative bifunctional diguanylate cyclase/phosphodiesterase, whose protein sequence is MKQSPSITVFMLVWLLIVTAVLSVFALMGLGYNLVTDLNAQRDKVHQELINKRATVERLQTMLAEIRSESLKLFYDQEQENHHDETVHQYTRVLLPFIARFDVEDNTNLERCQRALEDLNRFTDRAEEWASRYHDVRRRYLEGGGLMRIRRLLRQLHSIADMVQGRQRLEEAVLVQHWRENSSTSAEAVARHIIEERQKRWYPLLREIRSEVDSLGQQVEQLASARRTDQLVDIRDNMLKPGLERLKRNLVILIEDHVLDDSAALDRLEQLKVELFGKQYQIDPAYQTVVVTGGLYELHRDHIVLLRQRMVLDKSLQESYVGLESLNVALAQLTQSRLDDLGSQAERWLHETLDSIKQGAYVVLGLFVVIGAVISWLVRRQVRQMFLLQRDKELILNAAGDGIVGVDRTGRASFVNPAAARMLGYDAEDFLRRYVVETIPVVLANGEHVMEQDHPISQTRQLEQGLCVRSDLDAFRRRDGTIISVEYVATPLIGSAGQHEGAVLIFKDLTRQQQAEERLEEKKQLLDHMSNHDSLTGLPNRRLFQDRLYHAIERARRSSSEMSVLFIDLDRFKKINDSLGHELGDKLLISVARRMQSHLRRSDTLARLGGDEFVVILEESSHSHFAAVIARNLLNELSEAFDVESHRLFVTASIGISRYPYDAEDVVGLMSSADAAMYHAKSRGRNNFQFYAPEMNGRAQDFLEMETQLRDALALEQFEVYYQPQYDMRDQTLVGAEALLRWNHPERGMVPPGDFIALAEETGAIVPIGEWVLMQVCRQNRQWMDEGLTPVRVAVNISIAQFRSNLSQTLEQVLEQSGMPAELLELEITESMLMEDEEETITLLNELKEKGLHISIDDFGTGYSSLSYLRKLPVDKLKIDRSFIAHVVHNQSDAAITGSIIALGQNMDLRILAEGVEHEEQRDFLLQHRCYIAQGFLYARPMTAEDFVRLL, encoded by the coding sequence ATGAAACAATCCCCCAGTATCACCGTGTTCATGCTGGTCTGGTTGCTGATTGTGACTGCAGTGCTGTCTGTCTTTGCATTGATGGGGCTCGGCTATAATCTGGTGACGGATTTAAATGCCCAGCGCGATAAAGTTCACCAGGAACTGATAAATAAGCGCGCAACCGTTGAACGGTTGCAAACGATGCTGGCCGAAATCCGCTCAGAATCGCTGAAGCTTTTCTATGACCAGGAGCAGGAGAATCATCACGATGAAACGGTTCACCAATACACCAGGGTGTTACTGCCGTTTATTGCTCGTTTTGATGTTGAGGACAATACCAACCTGGAGCGTTGTCAACGCGCTCTTGAAGATCTGAACCGGTTTACCGATCGTGCGGAGGAATGGGCCAGTCGTTATCATGACGTGCGTCGTCGCTACTTGGAGGGAGGCGGTTTGATGCGAATCCGCCGCTTGTTGCGACAGTTGCACTCCATTGCCGATATGGTGCAGGGGCGTCAGCGTCTGGAAGAGGCGGTTCTGGTCCAACATTGGCGGGAAAATTCATCGACCTCGGCGGAAGCGGTGGCCCGACACATCATTGAAGAACGCCAGAAACGCTGGTATCCCCTGCTGCGGGAAATTCGTTCTGAAGTGGACAGTCTTGGCCAGCAGGTGGAACAGTTGGCCAGTGCCAGGCGGACGGATCAGTTGGTGGATATCCGTGACAACATGCTTAAGCCTGGATTGGAACGGCTGAAAAGAAATCTGGTGATTCTGATTGAGGATCATGTTCTTGATGATTCGGCGGCTCTGGACCGGCTGGAACAATTGAAGGTCGAACTGTTCGGCAAACAATATCAAATTGACCCGGCTTATCAGACGGTGGTTGTCACAGGAGGTCTTTATGAACTTCACCGTGACCATATCGTGCTGTTGCGTCAGCGTATGGTGCTTGATAAATCGTTGCAGGAGAGTTATGTCGGCCTTGAAAGCCTCAATGTGGCTCTGGCGCAGTTGACTCAGTCCCGCCTTGATGATCTTGGCAGTCAGGCGGAGCGATGGTTGCACGAGACTCTGGATAGCATCAAACAGGGGGCTTATGTGGTCCTGGGGCTTTTTGTTGTGATTGGCGCGGTGATCTCCTGGCTGGTTCGCCGCCAAGTGCGGCAGATGTTTTTGTTGCAGCGCGATAAAGAGCTGATTCTCAATGCTGCCGGCGATGGGATTGTTGGTGTCGACAGAACGGGGCGGGCCAGTTTTGTCAACCCTGCGGCGGCGCGGATGCTCGGCTACGACGCAGAGGATTTTCTGCGCCGTTATGTGGTGGAAACGATTCCGGTTGTCCTGGCCAATGGTGAACATGTCATGGAGCAGGATCACCCGATCAGTCAGACCCGACAACTGGAACAGGGCTTGTGTGTCCGTTCTGACCTCGATGCGTTTCGCCGGCGAGACGGAACGATTATCTCCGTGGAATATGTGGCAACCCCACTGATCGGTTCAGCTGGTCAGCATGAAGGGGCGGTGTTGATCTTTAAAGATCTGACCCGGCAGCAGCAGGCGGAGGAACGGTTGGAGGAGAAAAAACAGCTTCTCGACCACATGAGCAATCACGACAGCTTGACCGGCTTACCCAACCGGCGCTTGTTTCAGGACCGGCTTTACCATGCCATTGAACGGGCGCGGCGCAGTTCCAGCGAGATGTCCGTGTTGTTCATTGATCTGGACCGTTTCAAAAAAATCAACGATTCTCTCGGCCATGAACTGGGCGATAAATTGCTGATCTCTGTGGCGCGCAGGATGCAGAGCCATTTGCGACGCTCTGACACGCTGGCCCGACTTGGTGGTGATGAATTTGTAGTGATCCTTGAAGAATCGAGTCATTCCCATTTTGCCGCAGTGATTGCACGCAATCTGCTCAATGAGCTTTCCGAAGCGTTTGATGTGGAGTCCCACCGGCTGTTTGTGACGGCAAGTATCGGTATCAGCCGCTATCCTTATGATGCCGAGGATGTGGTCGGGCTGATGTCGAGTGCCGATGCCGCCATGTACCACGCTAAATCCCGCGGTCGCAACAACTTCCAGTTCTACGCACCGGAAATGAATGGGCGTGCTCAGGACTTTCTGGAGATGGAAACACAACTGCGTGATGCGTTGGCGTTGGAGCAGTTTGAGGTGTATTATCAGCCGCAGTATGACATGCGCGATCAGACCCTGGTGGGAGCAGAGGCTTTGTTGCGTTGGAACCATCCGGAGCGGGGTATGGTGCCTCCGGGAGATTTTATTGCATTGGCGGAAGAGACGGGCGCGATTGTGCCGATAGGCGAATGGGTGCTGATGCAGGTGTGTCGACAGAATCGCCAATGGATGGATGAGGGGCTGACGCCGGTCCGGGTTGCCGTCAATATCTCAATCGCACAGTTTCGCAGTAATCTCAGCCAGACGCTGGAGCAGGTTCTTGAACAAAGCGGGATGCCGGCAGAATTACTCGAGCTTGAAATTACCGAGAGTATGTTGATGGAAGATGAGGAGGAAACTATCACCCTGCTCAATGAACTCAAGGAAAAAGGGCTGCATATCTCGATTGATGATTTCGGTACGGGCTATTCGTCGTTGAGTTATCTGAGAAAGTTGCCGGTCGACAAGTTGAAAATTGATCGTTCCTTTATTGCACATGTTGTCCATAATCAAAGTGATGCGGCGATCACCGGTTCGATCATCGCCCTGGGGCAGAATATGGATTTGAGAATTCTTGCTGAAGGGGTGGAACATGAAGAGCAGAGAGATTTTTTGCTGCAGCATCGGTGTTATATCGCGCAAGGGTTTCTTTATGCCCGGCCGATGACTGCTGAAGACTTTGTCCGGTTACTGTGA
- a CDS encoding ABC transporter substrate-binding protein — MGKTRFYNLAVIGSFILVVLSSVAMAEDSLVLGMSTALTGPTAELGLRMRDGVMLGLERVNDAGGIQGRRVVLRAYDDGYEPQRVAQNLRRLVEDDQAVAIIGNVGTPTAIAALPIITSHGVPFVAPFTGAGLLRKTPPQRYVINFRASYVQEVTTMIRGLIEQGGIRPDEIAFFTQRDSYGDAGYVGGVTALQHYGLHDVRNILHVRYERNTLAVENALADLVYSPRNIRAVIMVGAYAPCAKFIRLAKDVGLKAVFLNVSFVGSELLLNELGEQGDGVIVTQVVPPLTGDGVPIVREYLADFKRFNQAGRPNHVGLEGYISTRLLQRALVQIEGRVTRELVVDALESLGSFDLGLGVALQLSPERHQACQQVWGTYFSHGQTVPFAWETLPKLLKAQRGTP; from the coding sequence ATGGGGAAAACACGTTTCTACAATCTGGCTGTGATCGGCAGTTTTATTCTGGTCGTGCTGTCATCTGTTGCAATGGCTGAAGATTCTCTTGTTTTGGGTATGTCCACGGCTTTGACCGGTCCCACTGCGGAGCTGGGGTTGCGGATGCGCGATGGTGTCATGCTTGGACTGGAGCGGGTGAACGATGCCGGCGGCATTCAGGGGCGGCGTGTGGTACTGCGCGCTTATGATGATGGCTACGAGCCGCAGAGAGTTGCCCAGAATCTGCGGCGCCTGGTTGAGGATGATCAGGCCGTTGCCATCATTGGCAATGTCGGAACGCCGACAGCGATTGCGGCCTTGCCGATCATCACCAGTCATGGTGTCCCTTTTGTCGCGCCATTTACCGGTGCCGGTCTGTTGCGTAAAACACCGCCGCAACGTTATGTGATTAACTTTCGCGCCAGTTATGTCCAAGAAGTTACGACAATGATTCGCGGCTTGATCGAACAGGGTGGTATTCGTCCTGATGAGATCGCGTTTTTTACCCAGCGTGACAGTTATGGCGATGCCGGGTACGTGGGCGGTGTGACGGCATTACAACATTATGGCCTGCACGATGTGCGAAACATTCTCCATGTGCGTTATGAACGCAATACTCTGGCGGTAGAAAATGCCCTGGCCGACCTGGTCTACTCTCCGCGTAATATCCGAGCGGTTATTATGGTTGGCGCTTATGCTCCGTGTGCCAAGTTTATCCGTCTGGCAAAAGATGTTGGACTCAAGGCTGTATTTCTCAATGTCTCATTTGTCGGCAGTGAATTGCTGCTGAACGAGCTTGGCGAGCAGGGCGACGGCGTCATTGTTACCCAGGTGGTGCCGCCGTTAACAGGTGACGGTGTGCCGATTGTTCGCGAGTATCTTGCTGATTTTAAACGATTCAATCAGGCGGGGCGGCCCAACCATGTTGGTCTTGAAGGGTATATTTCCACCCGCTTGCTGCAACGGGCCCTGGTGCAGATTGAAGGTCGGGTAACGCGCGAACTTGTTGTTGACGCCCTTGAGAGTCTGGGATCATTTGATCTGGGTCTTGGCGTTGCTCTGCAGCTGAGCCCTGAGCGACATCAGGCTTGTCAACAGGTGTGGGGGACGTATTTTTCCCATGGTCAGACTGTTCCTTTCGCTTGGGAGACGCTGCCGAAATTGCTTAAAGCACAGAGGGGGACACCATGA